Within the Legionella pneumophila subsp. pneumophila str. Philadelphia 1 genome, the region AGATGCTAAAGGAGGCGAAAAAAGAATATGGAATTCTTATATCCATATTAACTATTTCCTGGTTTTGGTTAATTGGCGCTATCATGCTGACCAAATTACCTGATTATACCCATTATGTTTTGGGGGCTAGCGCTCATGTTTTTGCTCTATTTCTTGCCTTATTTTCAATAGGCATTGCTCTGGGATCAATTACTATAAATTGGTTATTGAAAGGACAAGTTAATCTTTCTGCTGTCCCAATGGCCATGCTCGCTTTTACTTTTTTTGCTTTTGATTTGTATTGGTCATCTCCTGCGGGTCATGATTTAAAGACCCCCTTATTTAACTTATTTAATTTTTTTACTTCATTTACCCATTGGCGAATTGCTTTTGATTTATTTATGTTAGCATTTTGTGCAGGACTATTTGTAGTTCCCTTGTATACTTACTTGCAAATTATAAGTCCAGTTGAGAACAGGGCTAGAACGATTGCGGCGAACAATATTTTCAATGCCTTGTTTATGGTAATGGGAACTTTGTTAGTCATGCTGTTATTGTTTTTTAGCTTTTCAATTCCTCAGGTTTTTTTGATACTTTGTCTTTTAAATTTGGTTGCTGCGATGTTCTTGTTTCTTGGGTTAAGAACCTTAAGAAGAAGCTCAGAGGAGATAGCTTAACAACAGATCTCTTGCATAAACTGTCTCTTCCATTTTATTGCGCGTTGTAAACGTTTCGCGGTGCTTATTTACTGCATGTATACTGGCTCCTCGAAATTTTCAGGTAAGGGGAGAAGGATATCATTTATTTTTGAGTTTGGTGTTTTACTCCTTTTTCAACCAATCTTTTGCAGGTAAAAAATCCGTGTATAATTTTTCTTCATCACTGCCTTTTTCAGGATGCCAATTGTATTCCCAATGAACAATGGGAGGCAGGGACATCAATATGGACTCAGTCCTTCCGCCAGATTGCAGACCAAATAAAGTGCCTCGATCATAGACTAAATTGAACTCCGCATAACGGCCTCTGCGGTAATTCTGAAATGCTTTTTCCCTGTTGCCAAAAGGGATGTCTTTACGGCGAGCCACTATGGGTTCATAAGCCAGAATAAAATGATCGCCTATGCTACGCATGAGTTCAAAGCTGTGATCAAAGCTGATTTCATTGTAATCATCAAAAAATAAGCCGCCAATCCCACGTGCTTCATTTCTGTGCTTAATAAAAAAATAATCATCGCACCAACGCTTGAATTTTGGGTAAATCGTTTCTCCAAAAGGTAAACAGGCATTTAATGCCGTTTGATGCCAATGCTCACAGTCTTCAACAAATCCATAATAAGGGGTTAAATCAAATCCTCCACCAAACCACCAGACTGGTTCTGAATCCTCCTTTTCAGCGACAAAAAATCGAACATTGGCATGTGTTGTTGGCACATAGGGGTTTTGAGGATGAATGACCAGAGATACCCCTAATGCGCTGAAATGTCTTCCTGCCAATTCTTCTCTATGTGCACTGGCTGATGCTGGTAATTGTTCCCCTGAAACATGTGAAAAATTGACGCCGGCTTTTTCAAAGACATTCCCATTCGCCATTATTCTTGTTTTTCCTCCACCTCCAGCAGCTCGCTGCCAGGAATCCTCATGGAATCTGGTTTTGCCATCAATTGACTCCAGTGAGACACAAATTGTGTTTTGGAGTTGGAGCAGATAAGATTTAATTTGCTCTATTGCATTATAAGGAAGTGTCTTTGAGATTGGCATGATGAGACTCTGCATAGGGAATTAGCGCTTGGATGCTTCATTTTCTCATTTTTTGGATATTGGCACAATGTTTGCTTTGTTTAAATAGGTTTTTTTATCATTTTTATGTTTCAGTGAGGTTTGAAGACAAGTATGAAGCCATATAGTGCATTGGAAAATTGGCATAATGTCAAATGATGGTTAAGACTTAAATAACAATAAGACAGGAGTAAATATGGCCATTAATCTTGATTCTTATTTTGGGATTCATGCCAAGGCGTTGATTGCAAGAGATCAGAGGGCATCAGTTCTTGCTAATAACATAGCCAATGTTAATACACCGAATTTTAAAGCCCGGGATGTTGATTTTAATGAAGTACTGACAGCAACTATGGCCGGTAACAGCCAGCAGTTAAGGGTAACTTCGGACCAGCATATTAATACCAATGCCGATTTTATGACTCATTTGAAATACCGAATGACACATCATGCTTCTTTAGATGGTAATACCGTTGATAAAGATATGGAAACTACCGAGTTTGCTCGAAATGCATTGAATTATCAGGCCAGCTTGAGTTTCTTAAATGGCAAAATCAAGTCCATGCTGACCGCATTGAAAGGGGAATAATCATGTCATTAAATGCAATTTTTGACATTGCGGCTTCTGCAATGACCGCAGAAACAGTGCGTTTGACTACCAGTGCTGGCAATATGAGTAATGCGAATGTTGAAGCAGGTAGTCCAGATGAGGTCTATCAAGCCAAATATCCTGTTTTCAAGTCAGTCCAGGAGAATGCAAATCAATGGATGGGGGAGCAAATTAAGGCTGGCGTGAAACTGGATGGTATTTATGAGAGTGATGCAGAACCGCACAGAAGGTACGATCCAAATAGTCCAATAGCTGATAAAGACGGGTTTGTCTATACATCAAATATCAATTACGTTGAAGAAATGGCAAATATCATTTCAGCTTCTCGTTCTTATCAAATGAATATTGAATTACTTAATACAACCAAACAACTTATGCAAAGGACGCTGCAATTAGGCGAATAAGGGGGAAGGGAATGACTACCAATTCAGTAAATGGTTCCAATTCAGCAGGTGGTTTAGGCTTGAATCAAATTGATTCAGGTAAAAGACAAAACTTGGGGCAACAGGATTTTTTGCGTTTGATGGTAGCACAAGTTCAAAATCAAGATCCTCTGCAACCACAGGCAAATGGGGAGTTTTTATCTCAACTGGCTCAGTTTAGCACCAATGATGGAATCACAAAAATGCAAGAATCACTCCAACAATTAGCTTCATCTCTACAATCTAATCAAGCGCTTCAAGCATCCGCTTTGGTTGGCCGCAAGGTGTTAGTAAACAGCAATACCCTGAGCCTGGGTACAGAAGGAGATGTAAAAGCTGCCATTGATATGGCACCTGGTGTTTCTAATCTTCGTGCCGCAATCTACACGGAATCTGGCGAGTTGATAAAAACTATTCCCTTGGGACAACCAGAACCCGGGTTTTTCCAATTTAGTTGGGATGGTACTGACCAAAGTAATCAACGTTTAGCATCAGGAAGATATACAATAAAGGTTACTGGTACTTATGGCGGACAAGAAGTGGCATTGAAAACTATGACGTCAGCCAATGTCGATAGTGTTAGTCTTGGGCAAAATGGCGAGGATCTAAAGCTTAATGTAGCGGGCGTAGGATCAGTCTATTTAAGTCAGGTAAGGCAAATATCAGTATAAATCAATGATTTCAGTCACCGTGGCCTTATTGAAACGATGGCTTAAGTCATAAGCGCATTGCTTATAAAGCAGTCAAGGGCAAATGCTAAAAAATTATAAAGCAGGAGGCTATTATGGTTTTTAATACAGCATTAAGTGGAATTCAGGCATCAACCAGAGATTTGGAAGTTATAGGTAATAATATTGCAAACTCTGCCACAATAGGATTTAAAGGCTCAAGAGCCGAGTTTGCAGATATTTATTCATCCAGCGCTTATGGCTCTGGCAGCAACGCTGTAGGTGGTGGCGTTAAACTGTCACGTGTACATCAATCATTCGCTACAGGAACATTAAGTACCTCAAACAATACGCTCGATCTGGCTGTGAATGGTTCGGGTTTCTTTATATTAAGTGATCAAGGAGCCAAGATTTATACTCGGGCCGGGCAATTCAAGTTGAATAATGAGAACTATATAGTCAATGCAAATAATCAACGGTTGACTGGTTTACTAACTGATTCTAATGGGGCAATTACAGGAGCATCGGGCGATTTAAGAATAAACACCGCGAATATTACCCCCAGAGCCAGTTCAAATGTCTCAGTAGGCGTTAATCTGAATTCTCAAAGCAAAGCGCCGAATGTGGATTGGGTCGGAGGGGCTAGTCCGGCAACCGATACTTATAACAATGTCACCTCGTCAACAATCTATGACAGTTTAGGAAATTCACATGTATTGAGCATGTATTTTATTCATGCTGATTCTACTGCCTTGGCTGGTTCACCTAATGCCGCATCACCTGCTGGCACAGAAAATCAATGGTATGTAGCATTTCAGATAGACAATCAAAACGTTCCTCCTAATGTGGGGGCTCAAAATACAAATAATTTATTCCGAGCTAACTTTAATTCTGATGGCTCGTTTGCGGGAGTATTCGATACCTCAAACGCCGCTTTACCCAATAATTTAATTCCTTTGTCATTCAACTTAAACAATGGTTCCAGTCCTTTAAATCTAAATATTGATTTATCGGATAGTACACAATTTGGTAGTCCCTTTGCTGTTCAGTCGGCTTATAATAATGGCTATACTACCGGAAGCCTTGCTGGACTGGATATTGATGATTCAGGAATGATCTATGGTCGTTATACGAATGGCCAATCTTTAGCAATGGGCCAGATTCAGCTGGCTAATTTTGCAGATCCAGAAAGTTTGCAAAATATAGGCAATACCAGCTGGGCTGAAACTACTGCTTCAGGACAGCCATTGATTAGTGCTCCTGGGAGTGGCGGTTTGGGATTAATTAATTCAGGAAGACTTGAAGAGTCAAATGTGGATTTGACTGGTGAATTG harbors:
- a CDS encoding MFS transporter — encoded protein: MAAGFIGLLKQRKFLPLFLTQFFGAFNDNAYKLAMLTMISYHLSHTQEQSEYYQAIAGALFILPFFIFSATSGQLADKYDKALLTRLVKVLEVLLMIIGGIALYSGSIFLMMCTLTGMGVHSSFFGPIKYAILPDHLPKKNLLAATGLIEASTFIAILLGTTLGTLTVGGKEATPYIAIIMTLSAAFSGLVSSLFIPPAPSALHELKVDFNLWRATVKMLKEAKKEYGILISILTISWFWLIGAIMLTKLPDYTHYVLGASAHVFALFLALFSIGIALGSITINWLLKGQVNLSAVPMAMLAFTFFAFDLYWSSPAGHDLKTPLFNLFNFFTSFTHWRIAFDLFMLAFCAGLFVVPLYTYLQIISPVENRARTIAANNIFNALFMVMGTLLVMLLLFFSFSIPQVFLILCLLNLVAAMFLFLGLRTLRRSSEEIA
- the hemF gene encoding oxygen-dependent coproporphyrinogen oxidase codes for the protein MPISKTLPYNAIEQIKSYLLQLQNTICVSLESIDGKTRFHEDSWQRAAGGGGKTRIMANGNVFEKAGVNFSHVSGEQLPASASAHREELAGRHFSALGVSLVIHPQNPYVPTTHANVRFFVAEKEDSEPVWWFGGGFDLTPYYGFVEDCEHWHQTALNACLPFGETIYPKFKRWCDDYFFIKHRNEARGIGGLFFDDYNEISFDHSFELMRSIGDHFILAYEPIVARRKDIPFGNREKAFQNYRRGRYAEFNLVYDRGTLFGLQSGGRTESILMSLPPIVHWEYNWHPEKGSDEEKLYTDFLPAKDWLKKE
- the flgB gene encoding flagellar basal body rod protein FlgB → MAINLDSYFGIHAKALIARDQRASVLANNIANVNTPNFKARDVDFNEVLTATMAGNSQQLRVTSDQHINTNADFMTHLKYRMTHHASLDGNTVDKDMETTEFARNALNYQASLSFLNGKIKSMLTALKGE
- the flgC gene encoding flagellar basal body rod protein FlgC; this encodes MSLNAIFDIAASAMTAETVRLTTSAGNMSNANVEAGSPDEVYQAKYPVFKSVQENANQWMGEQIKAGVKLDGIYESDAEPHRRYDPNSPIADKDGFVYTSNINYVEEMANIISASRSYQMNIELLNTTKQLMQRTLQLGE
- the flgD gene encoding flagellar hook assembly protein FlgD, with the translated sequence MTTNSVNGSNSAGGLGLNQIDSGKRQNLGQQDFLRLMVAQVQNQDPLQPQANGEFLSQLAQFSTNDGITKMQESLQQLASSLQSNQALQASALVGRKVLVNSNTLSLGTEGDVKAAIDMAPGVSNLRAAIYTESGELIKTIPLGQPEPGFFQFSWDGTDQSNQRLASGRYTIKVTGTYGGQEVALKTMTSANVDSVSLGQNGEDLKLNVAGVGSVYLSQVRQISV
- the flgE gene encoding flagellar hook protein FlgE, giving the protein MVFNTALSGIQASTRDLEVIGNNIANSATIGFKGSRAEFADIYSSSAYGSGSNAVGGGVKLSRVHQSFATGTLSTSNNTLDLAVNGSGFFILSDQGAKIYTRAGQFKLNNENYIVNANNQRLTGLLTDSNGAITGASGDLRINTANITPRASSNVSVGVNLNSQSKAPNVDWVGGASPATDTYNNVTSSTIYDSLGNSHVLSMYFIHADSTALAGSPNAASPAGTENQWYVAFQIDNQNVPPNVGAQNTNNLFRANFNSDGSFAGVFDTSNAALPNNLIPLSFNLNNGSSPLNLNIDLSDSTQFGSPFAVQSAYNNGYTTGSLAGLDIDDSGMIYGRYTNGQSLAMGQIQLANFADPESLQNIGNTSWAETTASGQPLISAPGSGGLGLINSGRLEESNVDLTGELVKLINAQRNFQANAQTIRTGDAITQTIINIR